In Castanea sativa cultivar Marrone di Chiusa Pesio chromosome 6, ASM4071231v1, a single window of DNA contains:
- the LOC142637872 gene encoding uncharacterized protein LOC142637872: MGVDYYKILQVDRSAKDDDLKKAYRKLAMKWHPDKNPNNKKEAEAKFKQISEAYEVLSDPQKRAVYDQYGEEGLKGQVPPPDAGGPGGPGGASFFSTGNGPTTFRFNPRSADDIFAEFFGFSAPFGGMGGMGGGGGGGGGMRGPRFSSGIFGDDGFASFGEGGGGGGFMHQGVPRKAPPIESRLPCSLEELYKGATKKMKISREIADISGKTIQVEEILTIDIKPGWKKGTKITFPEKGNEQPNVIPADLVFIIDEKPHSVFTRDGNDLIVTQKISLAEALTGYTVHLTTLDGRTLTIPINNVIHPNYEEIVPREGMPIQKDPTKKGNLRIKFNIKFPTRLTSEQKAGIKKLLGP, encoded by the exons atGGGAGTGGACTATTACAAGATACTTCAGGTTGATAGGAGTGCCAAAGATGATGACTTGAAGAAGGCTTATAGGAAGCTCGCAATGAAATGGCATCCTGATAAGAACCCCAACAACAAGAAAGAAGCTGAAGCCAAGTTCAAACAAATATCTGAAGCCTACGAG GTTCTGAGTGATCCCCAGAAGAGAGCAGTGTATGATCAATACGGAGAAGAAGGCCTAAAGGGTCAAGTGCCACCGCCTGATGCTGGTGGACCCGGTGGACCTGGTGGAGCTTCCTTCTTTTCCACTGGTAATGGACCGACAACGTTTCGATTCAATCCTCGAAGCGCAGACGACATTTTTGCCGAGTTTTTCGGGTTTTCGGCCCCGTTTGGAGGCATGGGGGGGAtgggaggtggtggtggtggcggtggagGCATGAGAGGGCCAAGGTTCTCAAGTGGGATTTTTGGTGATGATGGGTTTGCATCTTTTggggaaggaggaggaggaggagggttTATGCACCAAGGTGTTCCTAGGAAAGCTCCTCCAATAGAGAGCAGGTTGCCTTGCAGCCTTGAAGAGTTATACAAGGGAGCTACCAAGAAGATGAAGATCTCTAGAGAAATTGCTGACATTAGTGG CAAGACCATTCAAGTGGAAGAGATCCTTACTATCGACATAAAGCCTGGTTGGAAGAAGGGCACAAAGATAACCTTCCCAGAGAAAGGGAATGAGCAGCCAAATGTTATTCCTGCTGATCTTGTATTTATCATTGATGAGAAGCCCCACAGTGTTTTCACTCGAGATGGAAACGACTTGATTGTCACCCAGAAAATATCCTTGGCAGAGGCCTTGACGGGTTACACTGTCCACCTGACTACTCTGGATGGTAGAACTTTAACTATCCCAATCAATAATGTGATTCATCCAAACTATGAGGAGATTGTTCCAAGGGAAGGAATGCCAATCCAAAAGGACCCAACAAAAAAAGGCAACTTACGTATCAAATTCAACATCAAGTTCCCTACAAGGCTTACTTCAGAGCAGAAGGCTGGAATCAAGAAACTCTTGGGTCCATGA